The Callospermophilus lateralis isolate mCalLat2 chromosome 3, mCalLat2.hap1, whole genome shotgun sequence genome has a segment encoding these proteins:
- the Ctsh gene encoding pro-cathepsin H has protein sequence MRAALPLLCAWAWLLGAPARAAAALSVNSLEKFHFKSWMVQHQKKYSSEEYHHRLQTFVSNWRKIDAHNNRNHTFKMALNQFSDMSFAEIKQKYLWSEPQNCSATKSNYLRGTGPYPTSMDWRKKGNFVSPVKNQGACGSCWTFSTTGALESAVAIASGKMLSLAEQQLVDCAQNFNNHGCQGGLPSQAFEYILYNKGIMGEDTYPYLGKDSKCKFHPEKAIAFVKDVANITLNDEEAMVEAVALYNPVSFAFEVTEDFMMYKSGVYSSTSCHKTPDKVNHAVLAVGYGEENGIPYWIVKNSWGSHWGKDGYFLIERGKNMCGLAACASYPIPQV, from the exons ATGAGGGCCGCGCTGCCGCTGCTCTGCGCCTGGGCTTGGCTCCTGGGCGCCCCTGCCCGCGCTGCCGCCGCGCTGTCCGTGAACTCCTTAG aGAAGTTTCATTTTAAGTCATGGATGGTACAG cacCAAAAGAAATACAGCTCAGAGGAGTACCACCACAGGCTGCAGACATTTGTCAGCAACTGGAGGAAGATCGACGCCCACAACAATAGGAACCACACATTTAAAA TGGCACTGAACCAATTTTCAGACATGAGCTTTGCTGAgataaaacaaaaatatctttGGTCAGAGCCGCAG AATTGCTCAGCCACCAAAAGTAATTACCTTCGGGGTACTGGCCCCTACCCAACCTCTATGGACTGGCGGAAAAAAGGAAATTTTGTCTCACCGGTGAAAAATCAG GGTGCCTGTGGCAGTTGCTGGACTTTCTCCACCACAGGGGCCCTGGAGTCTGCGGTGGCCATCGCCAGTGGGAAGATGCTGTCTTTG GCAGAGCAGCAGCTGGTGGACTGTGCCCAGAATTTCAACAACCATGGCTGCCAAGG GGGCCTCCCCAGCCAGGCCTTCGAGTACATCCTGTACAACAAGGGCATCATGGGAGAAGACACCTACCCCTACTTGGGCAAG GACAGTAAGTGCAAGTTCCATCCAGAAAAGGCCATTGCATTTGTCAAGGATGTAGCCAACATTACACTG AATGATGAGGAGGCAATGGTGGAGGCCGTGGCCCTCTACAACCCCGTGAGCTTTGCTTTTGAGGTGACTGAAGATTTCATGATGTATAAAAGTGGCGTCTACTCCAG TACTTCCTGTCATAAAACTCCAGATAAAGTAAACCACGCAGTACTGGCTGTTGGGTATGGAGAAGAGAATGGGATACCCTACTGGATCGTGAAAAATTCTTGGGGCTCCCATTGGGGAAAGGATGG GTACTTCCTCATTGAGCGTGGGAAGAACATGTGTGGTCTGGCTGCCTGTGCCTCCTACCCGATCCCTCAGGTGTGA